A stretch of the uncultured Cohaesibacter sp. genome encodes the following:
- the ugpA gene encoding sn-glycerol-3-phosphate ABC transporter permease UgpA encodes MEKRVTFRGWLLPLILIAPQVLISAVFFFYPAGQAVWQSLFIPDPFGLSSQFVGLGNFEFLLSDKFYRASFATTGIFSVLVTLCSMIPALLLAVMADRLIKGSGVYRTLLIWPYAVAPAVAGVLWLFMFNTRVGVVSWYLGQLGYDWNHVLNGGEAMGLVVVASAWGRISYNFLFFLAALQSVPKAVIEAAAIDGARFWRRFFTIVLPLLSPTTFFLLVVNVVYAFFETFGVIHTITAGGPQQSTTILVYKVFSDGFVGQDLGSSSAQSVILLIVVGLLTVVQFKYVEKKVHY; translated from the coding sequence GTGGAAAAACGCGTTACCTTTCGCGGCTGGCTGTTGCCCCTTATCCTGATCGCCCCACAAGTCCTGATATCAGCGGTTTTCTTCTTTTATCCCGCCGGGCAAGCGGTGTGGCAGTCGCTCTTCATTCCGGATCCGTTCGGTCTGTCATCGCAATTTGTCGGCTTGGGCAATTTCGAATTCCTGCTGTCGGACAAATTCTATCGAGCGTCTTTTGCCACGACGGGCATCTTTTCGGTGCTTGTGACGCTGTGCTCGATGATCCCGGCTTTGCTGTTGGCGGTCATGGCTGATCGACTTATCAAGGGATCCGGGGTCTATCGCACATTGTTAATCTGGCCCTACGCCGTGGCCCCTGCGGTTGCGGGCGTATTGTGGCTGTTCATGTTCAACACGCGCGTTGGCGTGGTCTCATGGTATCTGGGACAGTTGGGCTATGACTGGAACCATGTGCTCAATGGCGGCGAAGCGATGGGGCTGGTGGTGGTCGCGTCCGCATGGGGTCGCATCAGCTATAACTTCCTGTTTTTCCTTGCCGCTTTGCAGTCGGTTCCTAAAGCCGTGATTGAGGCCGCCGCGATTGATGGCGCGCGGTTTTGGCGGCGCTTCTTTACCATTGTTCTGCCGCTCCTGTCTCCCACGACATTCTTTCTGCTGGTCGTCAATGTTGTCTATGCCTTCTTTGAGACATTCGGCGTCATCCATACGATCACCGCAGGTGGACCGCAGCAATCGACGACGATCCTTGTCTACAAAGTCTTCTCAGATGGCTTCGTTGGGCAGGATTTGGGATCTTCATCCGCCCAGTCGGTGATCCTGTTGATCGTGGTTGGCTTGTTGACGGTGGTTCAGTTCAAATATGTAGAAAAGAAGGTGCACTATTAA
- the ugpE gene encoding sn-glycerol-3-phosphate ABC transporter permease UgpE has protein sequence MVEKRGAGLWLTHMMMILGVFVIFFPIWLAFVASTVTQPEIVSPPMPIWPGDQFWVNYKAALFSGVNVPVATMLFNSLVMALGIAIGKIIISLLSAFAIVYFRFPGRTIFFWLIFLTLMLPVEVRIVPTFEVVAGFGMLNSYGGLIFPLIASATATFLFRQFFMTIPDELAEAARVDGASPMRFFVDIVVPMSRTNIAALFVILFIYGWNQYLWPLLITTDPEMNTIVMGIKQMFPSGDDVAEWPVIMATSILAMIPPVLVVVSMQKLFVRGLVDSEK, from the coding sequence ATGGTCGAGAAAAGAGGCGCTGGCCTCTGGTTGACCCATATGATGATGATCCTCGGGGTGTTTGTGATCTTCTTTCCGATCTGGCTGGCCTTTGTTGCCTCCACGGTCACCCAGCCTGAAATTGTCTCCCCACCCATGCCAATCTGGCCCGGTGATCAATTCTGGGTCAATTACAAGGCGGCTCTGTTTTCGGGTGTCAATGTGCCAGTTGCCACCATGCTGTTTAACAGTCTGGTGATGGCGCTGGGCATTGCGATTGGCAAGATCATTATTTCGCTCCTGTCGGCTTTCGCGATTGTCTATTTCCGGTTTCCCGGCAGGACTATCTTCTTCTGGTTGATCTTCCTGACGCTGATGCTGCCCGTTGAGGTGCGTATTGTGCCGACCTTTGAAGTGGTGGCAGGCTTTGGCATGCTCAACAGCTACGGCGGGTTGATTTTCCCTCTGATTGCCTCAGCAACGGCGACTTTCCTGTTCAGGCAGTTTTTCATGACCATCCCGGATGAGTTGGCCGAGGCAGCGCGGGTTGATGGTGCAAGTCCGATGCGCTTCTTTGTCGACATCGTTGTGCCCATGAGCCGCACCAATATTGCAGCCCTCTTCGTGATCCTCTTCATTTATGGCTGGAACCAGTATCTCTGGCCGTTGCTGATCACCACCGATCCGGAAATGAACACCATCGTCATGGGCATCAAGCAGATGTTCCCCTCGGGCGATGATGTGGCCGAATGGCCGGTGATTATGGCGACCTCCATTCTGGCGATGATCCCGCCGGTGCTTGTGGTGGTTTCGATGCAGAAATTGTTCGTCCGCGGACTTGTCGACAGCGAGAAATAA
- the ugpC gene encoding sn-glycerol-3-phosphate ABC transporter ATP-binding protein UgpC, with product MATVELKNVKKSFGAADVIHGIDVMVEDGEFIVIVGPSGCGKSTLLRMVAGLETVTSGDVLIDGVRANDKEPMDRDIAMVFQNYALYPHMSVRQNMGYGLKIAKMPKDQIDAKVQDAAKLLQLEALLDRKPRQLSGGQRQRVAMGRAIVREPALFLFDEPLSNLDAKLRVQMRLEIKELQDKLGITSLYVTHDQVEAMTMADRMIVMNGGIAEQIGTPLDVYETPKTLFAAQFIGSPAMNIFDATIEGGVVRLGDAEIGQVAAMDGPVKLGIRPEHMVRDDNGALKTSIQMAEPLGANTLLHGHVAGTDEKITISLAGVHLNSHGQQELAFSVGTEDIHLFEAVSGQRIVS from the coding sequence ATGGCAACTGTAGAACTCAAAAATGTCAAGAAGAGCTTCGGCGCTGCGGATGTGATCCACGGGATCGACGTGATGGTCGAGGATGGAGAATTCATCGTGATTGTCGGCCCGTCTGGTTGCGGGAAATCCACTTTGCTGCGCATGGTGGCCGGGTTGGAAACCGTCACCTCCGGTGATGTGCTGATCGATGGTGTGCGGGCCAATGACAAGGAACCGATGGATCGTGACATCGCCATGGTGTTCCAGAATTATGCCCTCTATCCGCATATGTCGGTTCGGCAGAATATGGGCTATGGCCTCAAGATCGCCAAAATGCCAAAGGATCAAATCGACGCCAAGGTTCAGGACGCGGCCAAGCTGTTGCAGCTTGAGGCTTTGCTGGATCGAAAACCACGGCAACTGTCTGGCGGTCAGCGGCAGCGTGTGGCCATGGGGCGGGCGATTGTGCGCGAACCTGCTCTGTTCCTGTTCGATGAGCCCCTTTCTAACCTGGATGCCAAATTGCGCGTCCAGATGCGCCTTGAAATCAAGGAGTTGCAGGACAAGCTTGGCATAACATCGCTTTATGTTACCCATGATCAGGTCGAAGCCATGACCATGGCTGACCGCATGATAGTGATGAATGGCGGCATTGCGGAGCAAATCGGCACGCCGCTTGACGTCTATGAAACGCCAAAAACCCTGTTTGCCGCCCAGTTTATTGGCAGTCCGGCGATGAATATTTTCGATGCTACCATTGAAGGCGGCGTTGTTCGGCTCGGGGATGCAGAGATTGGGCAGGTTGCGGCCATGGATGGGCCGGTGAAGCTTGGCATTCGGCCAGAACATATGGTGCGCGATGACAATGGCGCGTTGAAGACATCGATCCAGATGGCTGAGCCTTTGGGAGCGAATACCCTTTTGCATGGCCATGTTGCGGGCACTGATGAGAAAATCACGATCAGTTTGGCAGGAGTGCACCTTAACAGCCATGGGCAGCAAGAGTTGGCCTTTTCGGTCGGGACGGAAGATATTCATCTGTTCGAAGCTGTAAGCGGTCAGCGGATCGTTTCGTAA
- a CDS encoding Na/Pi symporter encodes MIKRLTLPVVLVLLLVAFWFNSDFQQLAAGVAIFLFGMLMLEDGFKLFSGGVLEKVLARVTSSLFKSISFGIVSTTVMQSSTLVSMITISFLSAGLISLMAGVGIIFGANIGTTTGAWLVAGLGLKVKISAYAMPLLAVAIILVFQRNKYVRGTGYVLAGIGFLFLGIHYMKESFEAFKDQFDLSQLALTGLLGLVVYTLIGAFSTAVMQSSHATMVLILTALSTGQISYENGLALAIGANVGTTVTAIIGSLSANFQGKRLALAHLVFNVTTAAVALIFIDTLRDAVNWTSDLAGINPTDYALKLAVFHTIFNVLGVLIMLPLMRPLLWLLQTAIKTPKQDITKPRFLDEAVDEFPATIEVALHKEVRHLMDNAIELIAHGLNIHRHQIYETDDIARTVAETTQPFDINIGVTYENRVKGLYSAIVEFTSRLGEKDIPRPVLDRVYALRDATAGMVRAVKAIKHLRRNMTIFTSRPMGVASDLYNGLRIEIARILVEIEKLERTDKEVRNSLWLDQQLVQIQVDKHSCMQLIEAHIRAGELDVQSATSFLNDSDYAYRAMKELIEAARIYYAETEGGMVEVERLLMLDEDDVEALASGVPEREEAEEKPSASEIEPV; translated from the coding sequence TTGATAAAAAGATTGACCCTCCCCGTTGTTCTGGTGCTGCTGCTTGTTGCCTTCTGGTTCAACTCGGACTTTCAGCAGCTTGCCGCAGGCGTCGCTATCTTCCTGTTCGGCATGCTGATGTTGGAGGACGGTTTCAAGCTCTTTTCAGGTGGTGTTCTTGAAAAGGTGCTCGCGCGGGTCACAAGTTCGCTTTTCAAGTCGATCAGCTTCGGGATCGTCTCAACGACGGTCATGCAGTCGAGCACCCTGGTTTCGATGATCACCATCTCGTTTTTGTCAGCTGGCCTGATTTCGCTGATGGCTGGGGTGGGTATCATTTTCGGGGCCAATATCGGCACGACAACCGGGGCCTGGCTGGTGGCAGGGCTTGGTCTGAAGGTCAAGATTTCCGCCTATGCCATGCCTTTGTTGGCCGTGGCGATTATTCTCGTCTTCCAGCGCAACAAATATGTGCGAGGCACTGGCTATGTGCTGGCGGGAATCGGATTTCTGTTTCTCGGCATCCATTATATGAAGGAGAGCTTTGAGGCTTTCAAAGATCAATTCGATCTTTCGCAATTGGCTTTGACCGGCCTTTTGGGACTGGTGGTCTATACGCTCATCGGGGCTTTTTCTACGGCTGTGATGCAATCCAGTCATGCCACGATGGTGCTGATCCTTACGGCTCTGTCGACAGGACAGATTTCCTATGAAAATGGCCTTGCTCTGGCCATCGGGGCCAATGTCGGGACAACGGTGACGGCAATCATCGGGTCTTTGTCGGCCAATTTCCAAGGCAAGCGCCTCGCGCTTGCTCATCTGGTGTTCAATGTGACCACTGCGGCCGTGGCGTTGATTTTCATTGACACTTTGCGAGATGCCGTCAATTGGACAAGCGATCTGGCGGGGATCAATCCGACCGATTATGCGCTAAAGCTTGCGGTCTTTCACACCATCTTCAATGTGCTTGGCGTGTTGATCATGCTACCGTTGATGCGGCCTTTGCTCTGGTTGCTGCAAACGGCCATCAAGACACCAAAGCAGGATATTACCAAACCGCGCTTTCTGGATGAAGCAGTGGACGAGTTTCCTGCAACCATCGAAGTGGCTTTGCACAAGGAAGTGCGCCATCTGATGGACAATGCCATTGAGTTGATTGCCCATGGTTTGAATATTCATCGCCATCAAATCTATGAAACCGATGATATTGCGCGGACAGTGGCCGAGACCACGCAACCCTTCGACATCAATATTGGCGTGACCTATGAAAATCGGGTGAAGGGGCTTTATTCGGCAATTGTTGAATTCACCTCAAGGCTTGGGGAGAAGGACATTCCGCGACCGGTTCTTGATCGGGTCTATGCCTTGCGTGATGCGACGGCGGGCATGGTGCGAGCGGTCAAGGCAATCAAGCATTTGCGGCGCAATATGACGATCTTCACGTCAAGACCGATGGGTGTTGCCAGCGATCTTTATAATGGGCTCAGGATCGAGATTGCGCGTATCTTGGTGGAAATCGAGAAGCTTGAACGAACGGACAAAGAAGTGCGCAACAGCCTTTGGCTTGATCAGCAGCTGGTCCAGATTCAAGTCGACAAACACAGTTGCATGCAATTGATTGAGGCGCATATTCGTGCAGGCGAGCTTGATGTGCAGTCTGCAACATCCTTTCTCAATGATTCCGATTACGCCTACAGGGCCATGAAAGAGCTGATTGAGGCGGCTAGGATCTATTATGCTGAAACCGAAGGCGGCATGGTGGAAGTGGAACGCCTGCTGATGCTGGATGAAGACGATGTAGAAGCCCTCGCCTCGGGCGTTCCAGAGCGCGAAGAGGCTGAAGAGAAGCCAAGTGCTTCAGAAATCGAGCCTGTGTGA
- a CDS encoding metal-dependent hydrolase: protein MDSLTQAVLGATVGYAIGGRQLGRKAALWGMGLGTLPDLDVLVRYSDPIDSFVMHRSWSHSLILTGLVSVPIGLLISRLHKASRAVPVRMIMMAWLILLTHILLDALTSYGTQIFWGLTNWIPSLPQAPVGVASVSIIDPLYTLPLLIATIWILVRGRVRPDGQETLSGKVTFIALFLSTLYLGWGMVAQYQVEQKVRVQMAAEGKEIDSLYVTPTFGNSVLWYVMVREGDKVHFGLRSLLEADDAPISLTTQERRTDLLASLPNQHKAQQVMTFSHGFYRFLEADRQIYIADMRMGYPPHFGFNFALAERVEGGDGPVALTPTKQVRGQLDGRLFGFLWQRMFDPTVSLPY, encoded by the coding sequence ATGGATTCCTTGACGCAAGCGGTTTTGGGCGCGACAGTTGGCTATGCCATTGGCGGACGGCAATTGGGACGCAAGGCTGCATTGTGGGGAATGGGTCTGGGCACCCTGCCCGATCTGGACGTGTTGGTGCGTTATTCGGATCCCATTGACAGCTTCGTCATGCACCGCTCGTGGTCACACTCCCTGATTTTGACGGGACTTGTGTCTGTACCAATTGGTCTATTGATCAGCCGCCTGCACAAAGCCTCCCGCGCTGTGCCCGTGCGGATGATCATGATGGCGTGGTTGATCCTGCTCACCCATATTCTGCTAGACGCGTTGACCAGCTATGGCACGCAGATATTCTGGGGGCTGACAAACTGGATCCCTTCGCTGCCGCAAGCCCCGGTTGGCGTGGCGTCGGTGTCAATCATTGATCCGCTTTACACGCTGCCTTTGCTGATTGCCACCATCTGGATATTGGTGCGTGGTCGCGTGCGACCCGATGGACAGGAAACGCTGTCGGGAAAGGTTACTTTCATCGCGCTTTTCCTTTCTACACTCTATCTAGGTTGGGGGATGGTTGCGCAATATCAGGTTGAACAAAAAGTCCGCGTGCAAATGGCCGCTGAAGGCAAAGAGATCGATAGCCTTTATGTTACGCCAACCTTTGGCAATTCGGTTCTCTGGTATGTGATGGTGCGTGAAGGCGACAAGGTGCATTTTGGGTTGCGCTCATTGCTGGAGGCCGATGATGCGCCCATCAGCCTCACCACACAGGAGCGTCGCACGGATCTGCTTGCCTCTTTGCCCAATCAGCACAAGGCGCAACAGGTGATGACTTTTTCCCATGGCTTCTATCGCTTTTTGGAGGCGGACAGGCAAATTTATATTGCCGATATGCGGATGGGGTATCCGCCGCATTTTGGCTTTAACTTTGCTTTGGCGGAGCGCGTTGAGGGTGGTGACGGCCCGGTTGCTCTGACACCAACCAAGCAAGTGCGTGGTCAGCTGGATGGGCGTTTATTCGGCTTTCTCTGGCAGCGGATGTTTGATCCAACTGTCAGCTTGCCCTACTGA
- a CDS encoding adenylate/guanylate cyclase domain-containing protein, whose protein sequence is MTLPKIFQTIINMGHSRPDEHVPRHVLKEIQTQEEAAEILIGWVQLLVIFLFGTLYLIAPRAEGGNQGQNFVPVAIVGYLLFTIAKLYLAHRNLLPNWLIILSILIDVSLLLGIIFSYHIQYGQHPSFYLKSPTFLYLFLFIALRSLRFDARYVLFTGALAVIGWIAMLGYALFSDMDKMLITRNYVDYINSDAILIGAELDKVIVIIAVTIILTLMLLRGRSLLFTAVKEQTSTQQLQRFFSDDVARSITNADEVMQAGEGELRDAALMLVDVRGFTRISAGLSPELTIQFLADYQSIIVPLIEKAGGAVDKFLGDGILATFGAVNVIDNPCAHALAAAESIVLTMAEQSHAFTELGWPEPFRVGVAVDFGRVMVGVIGVQDRLEFTVIGDAVNRTAKLEDENKVQKSCLVTTEACYRRALEDGFKPSSHPEHRQSILVAGLPQPMDLVVWIEPKR, encoded by the coding sequence ATGACTCTGCCCAAGATCTTCCAGACAATCATCAATATGGGCCATTCACGTCCCGATGAGCATGTTCCTCGACATGTGTTGAAGGAAATTCAGACACAGGAAGAAGCAGCCGAAATTCTTATTGGCTGGGTGCAGCTTCTGGTCATTTTCCTGTTTGGCACCCTCTATCTGATCGCACCGCGCGCCGAAGGGGGAAATCAGGGCCAAAATTTCGTGCCCGTGGCCATTGTCGGCTACTTGCTCTTTACCATTGCCAAGCTCTACCTCGCCCACAGAAACCTGCTCCCAAACTGGCTGATCATCCTGTCGATCCTGATCGACGTTTCGCTGCTTTTGGGGATTATATTCAGCTATCACATCCAATATGGCCAGCATCCGTCCTTCTATTTGAAGTCACCCACATTCCTTTATCTGTTCCTTTTCATCGCCTTGCGCTCTCTGCGCTTTGATGCCCGCTATGTGCTTTTCACCGGTGCTTTGGCGGTGATCGGCTGGATCGCGATGTTGGGATATGCGCTTTTCTCAGATATGGACAAGATGCTGATCACCCGCAATTATGTTGACTATATCAATAGCGACGCGATCCTGATTGGAGCGGAACTGGACAAGGTTATTGTCATCATAGCGGTTACGATCATCCTGACCCTGATGCTTTTGCGCGGTCGCAGCCTGCTGTTCACCGCCGTCAAGGAACAGACTTCCACGCAGCAATTGCAGCGTTTCTTTTCTGACGATGTCGCCCGGTCCATTACCAATGCCGACGAAGTCATGCAGGCAGGGGAAGGCGAATTGCGCGACGCGGCCCTCATGTTGGTTGATGTGCGCGGTTTCACCCGGATTTCCGCTGGCCTGTCTCCGGAATTGACGATTCAGTTCCTTGCTGATTATCAGTCCATCATCGTGCCTCTGATCGAGAAAGCTGGTGGGGCCGTGGACAAGTTTCTGGGTGACGGAATTCTGGCAACTTTCGGTGCGGTCAACGTCATCGACAATCCATGCGCCCATGCCTTGGCAGCAGCGGAATCCATCGTCCTAACCATGGCAGAGCAATCCCACGCCTTCACAGAACTGGGATGGCCGGAGCCTTTCCGCGTTGGTGTTGCAGTGGATTTCGGGCGGGTCATGGTTGGCGTGATTGGCGTACAAGATCGCCTCGAATTCACGGTCATCGGCGACGCCGTCAACCGAACCGCGAAACTTGAGGACGAAAACAAGGTGCAGAAATCTTGCCTTGTAACTACAGAAGCCTGCTATAGGCGTGCGCTTGAAGATGGGTTTAAACCAAGTTCCCATCCGGAGCACCGCCAATCCATATTGGTTGCCGGGCTGCCGCAGCCGATGGATCTTGTGGTTTGGATTGAACCCAAGCGCTAA
- a CDS encoding MBL fold metallo-hydrolase yields the protein MSEVVKVRFWGVRGSIPCCTSETSRYGGDTACIEISCGDDIIVIDGGSGIRNFGLDLIKRGTEQLDLFVTHYHFDHLCGMPFFCSAYNPNVKVRAHGPILDNGVTLHDALSKLMEPPLFPVTTSVLNCTTFSDFTLGAVMHLDNGAEIRTMRLNHPGGACGYRIEWKGRVIAIVTDFEHEPGGPSDDMKAFVDGADLMVFDAMYTADDYPKYVGWGHSTDDICLQLAKEASIKQSILFHHAPYRTDEALDQIQAHVNAFSSNVTVGRQGMVIDLPVIG from the coding sequence GTGAGCGAAGTGGTGAAGGTACGTTTTTGGGGTGTTAGGGGATCCATTCCTTGCTGCACATCAGAAACGAGCCGCTATGGCGGCGACACAGCATGCATCGAAATTTCCTGCGGCGACGACATCATCGTCATCGACGGCGGCTCAGGCATTCGCAATTTTGGGCTGGATCTCATCAAGCGCGGCACCGAACAGCTGGATCTGTTCGTCACTCATTATCATTTCGATCATCTCTGCGGCATGCCATTCTTTTGCTCGGCCTACAATCCCAATGTGAAGGTGAGGGCGCACGGCCCAATCCTTGATAATGGGGTAACTCTCCATGACGCCTTGTCGAAACTGATGGAGCCACCGCTTTTCCCGGTCACCACGTCAGTTCTAAACTGCACCACTTTTTCCGACTTCACCCTCGGCGCGGTCATGCATCTTGATAATGGCGCTGAAATTCGAACCATGCGCCTCAACCATCCCGGTGGGGCCTGCGGCTATCGGATTGAATGGAAGGGTCGTGTCATTGCCATCGTTACAGATTTTGAGCATGAGCCCGGCGGGCCGAGTGACGACATGAAAGCCTTTGTTGATGGTGCGGATCTGATGGTCTTCGATGCGATGTATACCGCTGACGACTATCCCAAATATGTCGGCTGGGGCCATTCAACGGATGACATCTGCCTTCAATTGGCCAAGGAAGCCTCGATCAAACAATCCATCCTGTTCCATCATGCGCCCTATCGCACGGATGAGGCGCTCGATCAGATCCAGGCCCATGTCAATGCTTTCTCCAGCAATGTCACGGTCGGACGCCAGGGAATGGTGATCGATCTTCCCGTCATTGGATAG
- a CDS encoding Crp/Fnr family transcriptional regulator yields the protein MGLNTEVETLKKVPLFKGIEAAKLKLLAFISDRLYFTKGEHLCDQGETGDAAYIILDGTADVLVDTPDGPVKVANFSVNDIVGEIAILCDVPRTATIVAATDLEALAISKDNFLKLLREFPDVSLEVMRELGQRLDRMNKELTVLKS from the coding sequence ATGGGCTTGAACACAGAGGTCGAAACACTCAAGAAAGTGCCCCTGTTCAAAGGCATCGAGGCGGCAAAACTAAAGCTGCTGGCCTTCATCAGTGACCGGCTCTATTTCACCAAAGGGGAACATCTTTGCGATCAGGGAGAGACGGGCGACGCCGCCTATATCATTCTGGATGGCACAGCGGATGTTCTGGTAGACACGCCAGACGGACCGGTCAAGGTCGCCAATTTTTCGGTCAACGACATTGTCGGTGAGATTGCCATTCTGTGCGACGTTCCCAGAACAGCCACCATTGTGGCTGCAACGGATCTGGAAGCATTGGCAATTTCTAAAGACAACTTTCTTAAACTACTAAGAGAATTTCCCGATGTTTCATTGGAAGTGATGCGGGAGTTGGGCCAGCGGCTTGACCGAATGAACAAGGAACTGACCGTCCTGAAATCATGA